In Prescottella soli, a genomic segment contains:
- a CDS encoding alpha/beta fold hydrolase, whose product MQQAINPVDGVGIAYRVIGDGPPLVLAHGTALSSAIWRAFGYVKALRDEFQLILPDMRGHGRSDTPHDPASYAMDLVVGDILAMLDDLGHERAHYLGYSFGGRVGLSLAVAAPERLRTLTVGGGSSRPQAGSFDKLFFPGCIDVLDHEGMTAFLDQWNAHRSWPLDPATRAAFDANDTRALVAYLRRSEEEPGVPDAALTALDVPAMLFVGSEDRPRFSDTQKLASLIPGSRLAVIPGFDHATTVAASPEVLAVVRPFLEEH is encoded by the coding sequence TGCAGCAGGCAATCAATCCCGTCGACGGCGTCGGCATCGCGTATCGGGTGATCGGCGACGGCCCGCCGCTGGTCCTCGCGCACGGGACCGCGCTGTCGAGTGCGATCTGGCGGGCGTTCGGCTACGTCAAGGCGCTGCGCGACGAGTTCCAGCTGATCCTGCCCGACATGCGCGGTCACGGCCGCAGCGACACCCCGCACGACCCGGCGTCCTACGCGATGGACCTCGTCGTCGGCGACATCCTCGCGATGCTCGACGACCTGGGTCACGAGCGCGCCCACTACCTGGGCTACTCGTTCGGGGGCCGCGTCGGGCTCTCGCTCGCGGTCGCGGCCCCGGAGCGCCTGCGCACCCTCACCGTCGGTGGCGGCAGCAGCCGCCCGCAGGCCGGTTCCTTCGACAAGCTGTTCTTCCCGGGCTGCATCGACGTCCTCGACCACGAGGGCATGACGGCGTTCCTCGACCAGTGGAACGCGCACCGCTCGTGGCCACTGGACCCGGCGACGCGGGCGGCGTTCGACGCCAACGACACGCGCGCTCTCGTCGCCTACCTGCGCCGGTCCGAAGAGGAGCCCGGCGTGCCCGACGCAGCCCTCACCGCCCTGGACGTCCCGGCGATGCTGTTCGTCGGGTCCGAGGACCGGCCCAGGTTCTCGGACACTCAGAAACTGGCATCCCTGATTCCGGGTTCGCGACTCGCCGTCATCCCCGGTTTCGACCACGCCACGACCGTCGCGGCATCACCCGAAGTGCTCGCGGTGGTGAGGCCGTTCCTCGAGGAGCACTGA